The proteins below come from a single Burkholderia contaminans genomic window:
- a CDS encoding MCP four helix bundle domain-containing protein yields MTIRHRITLLVVLTFFALSAIGIYAVYQTRKSASEVRQVTQGIVPSALASADLVADVKNIQIATMTLVYAPDANTAAQARDELKAKQGALRAALDVQAKSAVGQAQVGLVSQAKESATNYFAAIDDTVKMKTDGKPEMAQAYLFANVAQYRDELESIVDTLRVEKNRQKDDAISALNGMLSTTATAIAGVAGTVIVLLTALGLLLYRQITRPLIGMQTAMSEIATSQDFTRRVPVGRMDEIGHSIVAFNGMIEKIQENSAQLKQKTADIQAMLQNMQQGILTVVEGGVVHAEYSAYLETIFETSDIAGRDLMALVFDDSNIGSDARSQVDAAVHACLGEDSMNFEFNEHLLVNEVAKRMPDGRDKWLDLSWSAITDETDTVVRLMLCVRDVTEIRELTAQAGEQQRRLEMIGEILSISQDKFHDFVHSAKGFLSENERMIRQHERADHSIVAALFRNMHTIKGNARTYSLQHLTNIVHEAEQAYDSLRRADGGPEWNRDALMDDLARVRDAVEHYATINAVTLGRSGEAVQGADFLMVERAHISESLRMLDGADPANASDWHAARDAVRRMLSQLGTQGIGDALGGVIESLPSLAAELGKPAPVVHIDSHGHRVRSEIAATLKNVFMHLLRNSMDHGIESSDERRAAGKAASGTIDIAVGVGGGELWFVLSDDGRGLALDRIRSIARERGWIDADHDAALSDEEVAELIFRPGFSTASAVTEVSGRGVGMDAVRNFLKRDGGDIALRFTDDRVGAPYRAFETIVSLPARFAADGAAQGAGHERARSADIGAAE; encoded by the coding sequence ATGACCATCCGTCATCGCATTACGCTGCTAGTCGTCCTGACGTTCTTCGCGCTGTCCGCGATCGGCATCTATGCCGTGTACCAGACACGCAAGAGCGCGTCCGAGGTACGCCAGGTCACCCAGGGCATCGTGCCGAGCGCGCTCGCGTCGGCCGATCTCGTCGCCGATGTGAAGAACATCCAGATCGCGACGATGACGCTCGTCTACGCGCCCGACGCGAACACCGCCGCGCAGGCGCGCGACGAGCTGAAGGCAAAGCAGGGCGCGCTGCGCGCCGCGCTCGACGTGCAGGCGAAATCGGCGGTCGGCCAGGCGCAGGTCGGGCTCGTCTCGCAGGCGAAGGAGAGCGCCACGAACTATTTCGCGGCGATCGACGACACCGTGAAGATGAAGACCGACGGCAAGCCCGAGATGGCGCAGGCCTACCTGTTCGCGAACGTCGCGCAGTATCGCGACGAACTCGAAAGCATCGTCGATACGCTGCGCGTCGAGAAGAACCGCCAGAAGGACGATGCGATCAGCGCACTGAACGGGATGCTGTCGACCACGGCGACCGCGATCGCGGGCGTCGCCGGCACGGTGATCGTGCTGCTGACCGCGCTCGGCCTGCTGCTATATCGCCAGATCACCCGCCCGCTGATCGGGATGCAGACGGCGATGAGCGAGATCGCGACGAGCCAGGATTTCACGCGCCGCGTGCCGGTGGGCCGGATGGACGAAATCGGCCATTCGATCGTCGCGTTCAACGGGATGATCGAGAAGATCCAGGAGAACTCGGCGCAGCTCAAGCAGAAGACGGCCGACATCCAGGCGATGCTGCAGAACATGCAGCAGGGGATCCTGACCGTCGTCGAAGGCGGCGTCGTGCATGCGGAGTATTCGGCGTACCTCGAAACGATCTTCGAGACGAGCGACATCGCTGGTCGCGACCTGATGGCGCTCGTGTTCGACGACTCGAACATCGGTTCCGACGCCCGTTCGCAGGTCGACGCGGCCGTGCACGCGTGCCTCGGTGAAGACAGCATGAACTTCGAGTTCAACGAGCACCTGCTCGTGAACGAAGTCGCGAAGCGGATGCCGGACGGCCGTGACAAGTGGCTCGACCTGAGCTGGTCGGCGATCACCGACGAGACCGACACGGTCGTGCGCCTGATGCTGTGCGTGCGCGACGTGACCGAGATTCGCGAGCTGACCGCGCAGGCCGGCGAGCAGCAGCGCCGCCTCGAAATGATCGGCGAGATTTTGTCGATCAGCCAGGACAAGTTCCACGACTTCGTGCACAGCGCGAAGGGCTTCCTCAGCGAGAACGAGCGGATGATTCGCCAGCACGAACGTGCCGATCACTCGATCGTCGCGGCGCTGTTCCGCAACATGCACACGATCAAGGGCAACGCGCGCACGTACAGCCTTCAGCATCTGACGAACATCGTCCACGAAGCGGAGCAGGCATACGACTCGCTGCGCCGCGCGGACGGCGGCCCCGAGTGGAACCGCGACGCGCTGATGGACGACCTGGCCCGCGTGCGCGACGCGGTCGAGCACTATGCGACGATCAACGCGGTCACGCTCGGCCGCAGCGGCGAAGCGGTGCAGGGCGCCGACTTCCTGATGGTCGAACGCGCGCACATCAGCGAGAGCCTGCGCATGCTCGACGGCGCCGATCCGGCGAACGCGTCCGACTGGCACGCGGCCCGCGACGCCGTGCGCCGCATGTTGAGCCAGCTCGGCACGCAGGGCATCGGCGATGCGCTCGGCGGCGTGATCGAGTCGCTGCCGTCGCTCGCGGCCGAACTCGGCAAGCCGGCGCCGGTCGTGCATATCGACAGCCACGGCCACCGCGTGCGCAGCGAAATCGCCGCGACGCTGAAGAACGTGTTCATGCACCTGCTGCGCAATTCGATGGACCACGGGATCGAATCGTCCGACGAACGGCGCGCGGCCGGCAAGGCGGCATCCGGCACGATCGACATCGCGGTCGGCGTGGGCGGCGGCGAGCTGTGGTTCGTGCTGAGCGACGACGGCCGCGGCCTCGCGCTCGACCGGATTCGCAGCATCGCGCGCGAGCGCGGCTGGATCGATGCCGACCACGACGCGGCGCTGTCCGACGAGGAGGTGGCCGAGCTGATCTTCCGGCCGGGCTTCTCGACCGCGAGTGCCGTGACCGAGGTGTCTGGGCGCGGCGTCGGCATGGACGCGGTGCGCAACTTCCTGAAGCGTGACGGCGGCGACATCGCATTGCGCTTCACCGACGATCGCGTCGGCGCGCCGTATCGCGCGTTCGAGACGATCGTGTCGCTGCCGGCCCGCTTCGCGGCGGACGGTGCCGCGCAGGGCGCCGGGCACGAACGTGCGCGCAGCGCGGATATCGGCGCGGCGGAGTGA
- a CDS encoding methyl-accepting chemotaxis protein, giving the protein MLQMAAALAGGVVVAIVAAVVFRVTRKRLVAALERDTAQLRSALDAADARVADAASAHAEAADAWAQREAQLEDALARETSAAGTQRDAMQALSADRAALAQHAQKIADEAARLRGLAGTFERWHEQMISLTTQNQDMRAKNLELSAIVAHVSIVSLNASIEAARAGTAGRGFSIVASEVRGLAARSQELSNSYRDSLNRNDLVTAATFQDIQAGGKMITAALATVETLAGQLHARIEGEAA; this is encoded by the coding sequence ATGCTCCAGATGGCCGCCGCACTGGCGGGCGGTGTCGTCGTCGCAATCGTGGCGGCGGTCGTGTTTCGCGTGACGCGCAAGCGGCTCGTCGCGGCGCTCGAGCGCGACACGGCGCAGTTGCGCAGCGCGCTCGACGCGGCCGATGCGCGCGTCGCCGACGCGGCGTCGGCGCATGCGGAGGCGGCCGACGCATGGGCGCAGCGCGAGGCGCAGCTCGAGGATGCGCTGGCGCGCGAGACGTCCGCCGCGGGCACGCAGCGCGACGCGATGCAGGCGTTGTCGGCCGATCGCGCGGCGCTGGCGCAGCACGCGCAGAAGATCGCCGACGAAGCCGCGCGCCTGCGCGGGCTCGCCGGCACCTTCGAGCGCTGGCACGAGCAGATGATCTCGCTGACCACGCAGAACCAGGACATGCGCGCGAAGAACCTGGAGCTGTCGGCGATCGTCGCGCATGTGTCGATCGTGTCGCTGAACGCGTCGATCGAGGCCGCGCGGGCCGGCACCGCCGGGCGCGGCTTCTCGATCGTCGCGAGCGAGGTGCGCGGGCTGGCCGCGCGCTCGCAGGAACTGTCGAACAGCTATCGCGACAGCCTGAACCGCAACGATCTCGTGACGGCCGCGACGTTCCAGGACATCCAGGCCGGCGGCAAGATGATCACGGCCGCGCTCGCGACCGTCGAGACGCTGGCCGGGCAACTGCACGCGCGGATCGAAGGAGAAGCCGCGTGA
- a CDS encoding chemotaxis protein CheX, with amino-acid sequence MTLDKPVSKVLVLDDSRAHADAIKRFCDEHNLVGLTVRRNRLLKVLRSNIDLGAILLAEDYGGSPAESAIIATQIDALRPELPIILRRESLASRDGLPEALARVACAAYVADDMTPLKRAIDEYLFGRDYPNALVRGISEITEARIDSLFPGMTIEHETPCIVRDQIIFGEVFSLIALESAWCRGYMLLQTSEQPLLDMIGGTRDAGRAPDFRDVNSMLGELTNLVWGAFKNRYLGDAEALARHPVQVPLVVNHKQKFISFGGDCPQLCFKYRMTDPASGRSVCLDQRFVFSLSWSPEDFRESVQDVGPMVESGELELF; translated from the coding sequence ATGACCCTGGACAAACCCGTCAGCAAGGTGCTCGTGCTCGACGACAGTCGCGCGCACGCCGACGCGATCAAGCGTTTCTGCGACGAGCACAACCTGGTCGGCCTGACCGTGCGGCGCAACCGGCTGCTGAAGGTGCTGCGCTCGAATATCGATCTCGGCGCGATCCTGCTCGCCGAGGATTACGGCGGTTCGCCGGCCGAGAGCGCGATCATCGCGACGCAGATCGATGCGCTGCGCCCCGAGCTGCCGATCATCCTGCGCCGCGAATCGCTCGCCTCGCGCGACGGGCTGCCGGAGGCGCTCGCGCGCGTCGCATGCGCGGCCTACGTCGCGGACGACATGACGCCGCTCAAGCGCGCGATCGACGAATACCTGTTCGGCCGCGACTACCCGAACGCACTCGTGCGCGGCATCTCGGAGATCACCGAGGCGCGCATCGACAGCCTGTTCCCGGGCATGACGATCGAGCACGAAACGCCGTGCATCGTGCGCGACCAGATCATCTTCGGCGAAGTGTTCAGCCTGATCGCGCTCGAAAGCGCGTGGTGCCGCGGCTACATGCTGCTGCAGACGAGCGAGCAGCCGCTGCTCGACATGATCGGCGGCACGCGCGACGCCGGCCGCGCGCCGGATTTCCGCGACGTGAACAGCATGCTCGGCGAGCTGACCAACCTCGTATGGGGCGCGTTCAAGAACCGCTATCTCGGCGACGCCGAGGCGCTGGCGCGCCATCCGGTGCAAGTGCCCCTCGTCGTCAATCACAAGCAGAAGTTCATCTCGTTCGGCGGCGACTGCCCGCAGCTCTGCTTCAAGTACCGGATGACCGATCCGGCATCGGGGCGCTCCGTGTGCCTCGACCAGCGCTTCGTGTTCAGCCTGAGCTGGTCGCCGGAGGATTTCCGCGAATCGGTGCAGGACGTGGGGCCGATGGTCGAATCGGGCGAACTCGAGCTGTTTTGA
- a CDS encoding response regulator, whose amino-acid sequence MAKILVVDDSGTVRDEVAGFLRNHGLDVATAVDGKDGLAKLKATPGVRLVISDVNMPNMDGLTMVEKIRGELANSTVNVVMLTTESSPAMKERGKAAGVKGWIVKPFKGDAVLDALKKLAG is encoded by the coding sequence ATGGCAAAGATTCTGGTGGTCGACGATTCGGGCACGGTGCGCGACGAGGTCGCGGGTTTCCTGCGCAATCACGGGCTCGACGTCGCGACGGCCGTCGACGGCAAGGACGGGCTCGCGAAGCTCAAGGCGACGCCCGGCGTGCGCCTCGTGATCAGCGACGTGAACATGCCGAACATGGACGGCCTGACGATGGTCGAGAAGATCCGCGGCGAACTGGCGAACTCGACGGTCAACGTCGTGATGCTGACGACCGAAAGCAGCCCGGCGATGAAGGAACGCGGCAAGGCCGCCGGCGTGAAGGGCTGGATCGTGAAGCCGTTCAAGGGCGACGCGGTGCTCGACGCACTGAAAAAGCTCGCGGGCTGA
- a CDS encoding DMT family transporter, giving the protein MSRTHAALGTRQDTDIAVRCKLRALPATPRACSPLVGDALQRPLWMWLGGLAGVIYITLALILTPRLGATTFIVCVVAGQMLASLLIDHYGLMGLAQRLATPGRIAGVALIFAGMIVVQWQTPAPCVPAATGDAAAAQPEPQR; this is encoded by the coding sequence ATGTCGCGCACGCACGCCGCCCTCGGCACCCGGCAGGATACGGATATCGCGGTGCGCTGTAAATTACGCGCACTGCCGGCCACGCCGCGCGCTTGCTCGCCGCTCGTCGGCGACGCGCTGCAGCGCCCACTGTGGATGTGGCTCGGCGGCCTCGCGGGCGTGATCTACATCACGCTTGCGCTGATCCTGACGCCGCGGCTCGGCGCGACGACCTTCATCGTCTGCGTCGTCGCCGGGCAAATGCTCGCGTCGCTGCTGATCGACCACTACGGGCTGATGGGGCTCGCGCAGCGGCTCGCGACACCCGGGCGCATCGCGGGCGTCGCGCTGATCTTCGCAGGGATGATCGTCGTTCAATGGCAGACGCCCGCCCCGTGCGTGCCGGCCGCCACCGGCGACGCGGCAGCCGCGCAACCCGAACCGCAGCGCTGA
- a CDS encoding DUF3592 domain-containing protein produces the protein MGSGSGRTAAQQTETLIAKGIVFTIAGTCMLIATALYAQSTREFLRTSVVVPGRVIKLNAGPHHPEIAFTTLAGEQVEYPQGGSVSEQDGATVEVRYAPDAPGMSARLNTFGAIWGDVLMIGGMGVVFFLGGVGQLRSGVRAWRSGRKRA, from the coding sequence ATGGGATCCGGATCCGGCCGCACCGCCGCGCAGCAGACGGAGACGTTGATCGCGAAGGGCATCGTCTTTACCATCGCGGGCACGTGCATGCTGATCGCCACCGCGCTGTACGCGCAATCGACGCGCGAATTCCTGCGGACGTCGGTCGTCGTGCCGGGGCGCGTCATCAAGCTGAACGCGGGCCCGCATCATCCCGAGATCGCGTTCACGACGCTCGCGGGCGAGCAGGTCGAATACCCGCAGGGCGGCTCGGTCAGCGAGCAGGACGGCGCGACCGTCGAGGTGCGCTATGCGCCCGACGCACCCGGGATGAGCGCGCGGTTGAACACGTTCGGCGCGATCTGGGGCGACGTCCTGATGATAGGGGGAATGGGCGTCGTCTTTTTCCTTGGCGGCGTCGGTCAGTTGCGCTCGGGCGTGCGCGCGTGGCGCAGCGGGCGCAAGCGCGCGTGA
- a CDS encoding DUF3592 domain-containing protein has product MTQASDMQVFKGGLAVLTGTVLLVFAAVDFQSTRDFMRESIVVPGRVVRLDYGPHHPDIVFTTRAGERVEYSQGGEVDVHLGEAVEVRYRPAEPRMSATMNTFGALWGGAMTLGIAGTLFVLTGSWSGVRAWRSARKPAAC; this is encoded by the coding sequence ATGACGCAGGCATCCGACATGCAGGTATTCAAGGGCGGCCTCGCCGTGCTGACCGGCACGGTCCTGCTGGTCTTTGCGGCCGTCGATTTCCAGTCGACCCGGGACTTCATGCGTGAGTCGATCGTCGTGCCGGGGCGTGTGGTCCGGCTGGACTACGGGCCGCATCATCCGGACATCGTGTTCACGACGCGCGCGGGCGAACGAGTCGAATACTCGCAAGGCGGCGAGGTCGACGTCCATCTCGGCGAGGCGGTCGAGGTGCGCTACCGGCCTGCCGAACCGCGCATGAGCGCAACGATGAATACGTTCGGCGCGCTGTGGGGCGGGGCGATGACGCTGGGCATTGCAGGCACGCTCTTCGTATTGACCGGATCGTGGTCAGGCGTGCGCGCGTGGCGCAGCGCGCGCAAACCGGCCGCGTGCTGA
- a CDS encoding LysR family transcriptional regulator has product MNWDNARFFLALARTGTLRSAAAQLNVDQATVGRRIAALEDELSARLFLRTPTLYVLTTAGEALLEPAETMERASLTIERRVMGFDEQLAGSVRIATTDSLGKRFVVPAIAQLRRKHAGIDVVLVTSAEIANLTRREADLAIRTLRPDSPDLIVRRLGQLETGIYASRRYLAERGEPVAGSAFDGHDLVMYQQPVVPTMWDALCGEPTSRGRVMFQTSSTMMLVEAALAGLGIAELPCFRADAEPELVRLMARRCNHFDVWLVAHADLYKTARVQAVIEAVVDEFATAGPSAR; this is encoded by the coding sequence ATGAACTGGGACAACGCCCGCTTCTTCCTGGCCCTGGCGCGCACCGGCACGCTGCGCAGCGCCGCGGCGCAACTGAACGTCGACCAGGCGACGGTGGGACGTCGGATCGCCGCGCTGGAAGATGAACTCTCGGCCCGCCTCTTTCTTCGAACGCCGACCCTCTATGTGCTGACGACCGCGGGCGAAGCCCTGCTCGAACCGGCCGAAACGATGGAACGGGCGTCACTCACGATCGAACGCCGCGTGATGGGGTTCGACGAGCAGTTGGCCGGGTCCGTACGCATTGCCACGACCGACTCGCTCGGCAAGCGTTTCGTGGTGCCCGCGATCGCGCAGCTGCGGCGCAAGCATGCAGGCATCGACGTCGTGTTAGTGACATCGGCCGAAATCGCCAACCTCACGCGCCGGGAAGCGGACCTCGCGATTCGCACGTTGCGGCCGGATTCGCCGGATCTGATCGTCAGGCGGCTCGGGCAGCTCGAAACGGGCATCTATGCTTCGCGCCGCTATCTGGCCGAGCGAGGCGAACCGGTCGCCGGCAGCGCGTTCGATGGACACGATCTGGTGATGTACCAGCAGCCGGTGGTGCCGACGATGTGGGACGCGCTGTGCGGCGAACCGACTTCGCGCGGCCGCGTGATGTTCCAGACATCGTCGACGATGATGCTGGTCGAGGCTGCGCTGGCGGGGCTCGGCATTGCAGAGCTGCCGTGCTTCCGCGCCGACGCGGAGCCCGAACTGGTGCGTCTCATGGCGCGGCGATGCAATCATTTCGACGTGTGGCTCGTCGCCCATGCCGATCTCTACAAGACCGCGCGCGTGCAGGCCGTGATCGAAGCCGTCGTCGACGAATTCGCGACCGCCGGGCCCTCTGCCCGGTAG
- a CDS encoding MFS transporter: MSDCNPVSIPVPITAAYRPTAREQRFTLALVAIGMFMAVLDSTIVNVALPAMRTSLGATVAELAWIVDAYTLSFAALILAGGALSDRFGAKRVYLAGLALFVGASAACGVASSVAILVIARFGQGMGAALFLPASLAIVRSTFDVPAERARAIAVWAGIASVAVAVGPVLGGILVDDFGWRSAFLINVPTGAVAFAGAAARVRASVAQHVRHFDWAGQCIGATALGALCFAVIELPTRGTGATEVRCALLIAALAAAVLIVVERRARHPMVPLAWFRNRVFVAMNLMGSLVYVGYFGLLFVLSLYLHGRFGMSARQTGLTLLPFALSLSLGNLLSGKLHGRVRPVRLMANGLAMAALAVPAIAMALALRAPWPVVWMAMAAFGTGTALSVAPMIATVLEQVPADAAGVASGFLNAARQAGSLLGVALAGAATILLPDLTDALWVVAALGCVAYAIAALAARTAGRAEAAQRSR; this comes from the coding sequence ATGTCCGATTGCAATCCTGTATCCATCCCCGTGCCGATAACGGCCGCGTATCGCCCCACGGCGCGCGAGCAGCGCTTCACGCTGGCGCTCGTCGCGATCGGCATGTTCATGGCGGTCCTCGATTCGACGATCGTCAACGTGGCGCTGCCCGCGATGCGGACGAGCCTCGGCGCGACGGTCGCCGAACTCGCGTGGATCGTCGACGCGTATACGCTCAGCTTCGCCGCGCTGATTCTCGCGGGCGGCGCGCTGTCCGACCGGTTCGGCGCGAAGCGCGTGTATCTCGCGGGGCTGGCGCTGTTCGTCGGTGCATCGGCGGCGTGCGGCGTCGCGTCGTCGGTTGCGATTCTCGTGATCGCGCGCTTCGGGCAGGGCATGGGTGCCGCGCTCTTCCTGCCCGCGTCGCTCGCGATCGTGCGCAGCACCTTCGACGTGCCCGCCGAGCGGGCGCGGGCGATTGCGGTCTGGGCGGGCATCGCGTCGGTTGCCGTCGCCGTGGGACCGGTGCTGGGCGGCATCCTCGTCGACGATTTCGGCTGGCGCAGCGCATTCCTGATCAACGTACCGACCGGCGCGGTCGCTTTTGCCGGGGCGGCGGCACGCGTTCGGGCATCGGTCGCGCAGCATGTGCGCCACTTCGATTGGGCCGGCCAGTGCATCGGTGCGACGGCGCTCGGCGCGCTCTGTTTCGCGGTGATCGAATTGCCGACGCGCGGCACGGGTGCCACGGAGGTCCGCTGCGCGCTGCTGATCGCCGCGCTCGCGGCCGCCGTGCTGATCGTCGTCGAGCGGCGTGCCCGCCATCCGATGGTGCCGCTCGCATGGTTTCGCAATCGCGTTTTCGTCGCGATGAACCTGATGGGCAGCCTCGTCTATGTCGGCTACTTCGGGCTGCTGTTCGTGCTGAGCCTGTACCTGCACGGACGCTTCGGCATGAGCGCGCGGCAGACGGGGCTGACGCTGTTGCCGTTCGCGCTGAGTCTGTCGCTCGGCAATCTGCTGTCGGGAAAGCTGCATGGCCGTGTTCGTCCGGTCAGGCTGATGGCGAACGGCCTCGCGATGGCGGCGCTGGCCGTTCCGGCGATCGCGATGGCGCTCGCGCTGCGTGCGCCGTGGCCGGTGGTCTGGATGGCCATGGCTGCATTCGGCACCGGCACCGCGCTGTCGGTGGCGCCGATGATCGCGACGGTGCTCGAACAGGTGCCTGCCGATGCGGCGGGCGTGGCATCCGGGTTCCTCAACGCGGCACGGCAGGCCGGCAGCCTGCTCGGCGTGGCCCTCGCAGGCGCCGCGACGATACTGTTGCCGGATCTGACCGATGCGCTATGGGTGGTCGCGGCGCTCGGATGTGTCGCCTACGCAATTGCCGCGCTGGCTGCGAGGACGGCAGGCCGCGCGGAAGCCGCGCAACGGAGCCGTTGA
- a CDS encoding enoyl-CoA hydratase, which translates to MKSDQETAEPILLRDAHDGVVTLRLNRPQQFNALSEAMLASLHDAFESLAADPHVRCVVLAAQGKAFCAGHDLRQMRSKPELDYYRALFAQCSRVMLAMRALPVPVIARVHGIATAAGCQLVAACDLAIAADTARFAVSGINVGLFCSTPAVALSRNVTAKRAFDMLVTGRFVDAATAVAWGLVNEAVPEDALDTAVARKVAEIVAKSPAAVRYGKQMFYRQRELPLDEAYAYAGDVMARNMMEEDAGEGIDAFLEKRKPTWRSS; encoded by the coding sequence ATGAAATCCGATCAAGAGACTGCCGAGCCGATCCTGTTGCGCGACGCGCACGACGGCGTCGTCACGCTGCGGCTGAATCGTCCGCAGCAATTCAATGCACTGTCCGAGGCGATGCTCGCGAGCCTGCACGATGCGTTCGAGTCGCTGGCTGCCGATCCGCACGTGCGCTGCGTCGTGCTGGCCGCGCAAGGCAAGGCGTTCTGCGCGGGTCACGACCTGCGGCAGATGCGCAGCAAGCCCGAACTCGATTACTACCGCGCGCTGTTCGCGCAGTGCAGTCGCGTGATGCTCGCGATGCGCGCGTTACCGGTGCCGGTGATCGCACGCGTGCACGGCATTGCGACGGCGGCCGGCTGCCAGCTCGTCGCCGCGTGCGACCTGGCGATCGCCGCCGATACCGCGCGCTTCGCGGTTTCGGGCATCAACGTCGGGCTGTTCTGTTCGACGCCGGCCGTTGCGTTGAGCCGCAACGTCACGGCAAAGCGCGCGTTCGACATGCTCGTGACCGGGCGCTTCGTCGACGCGGCAACGGCCGTCGCGTGGGGCCTCGTCAACGAGGCGGTGCCCGAAGATGCGCTCGACACGGCCGTCGCGCGCAAGGTCGCGGAGATCGTCGCGAAGAGCCCGGCCGCGGTGCGGTACGGCAAGCAGATGTTCTATCGCCAGCGCGAGTTGCCGCTCGACGAAGCCTATGCGTATGCGGGCGACGTGATGGCGCGCAACATGATGGAAGAGGATGCGGGCGAAGGGATCGACGCGTTCCTCGAGAAACGCAAGCCGACGTGGCGTTCGTCGTGA
- the alr gene encoding alanine racemase: MPRPIVAHIRPDAVRHNLDFIRRTAAQSRVWAVIKANAYGHGIERIYPGLAAADGIALLDLDEAVRVRELGWDKPVLLLEGIFEPADVELADRHRLTVAVHCDEQLDLLIAARPQQPIDIQLKMNSGMNRLGYRPAAFRAAWERAAGAPSIGKITLMMHFANADEGEVDWQLDQFDAATAGIPGERSTSNSAAVLWHPRAHRDWVRPGTILYGASPTGAARDIADTPLMAAMTLTSKIIGVQTLSPDETVGYGRRFTADRPMRIGVVACGYADGYPRHAPTGTPIAVDGVMTRVVGRVSMDMLTVDLTPCPNAGIGSGVELWGDQVKVDDVAEASGTIGYELMCALARRVPVVIVPPGASSEQPTLRTGSYGR; this comes from the coding sequence ATGCCCCGTCCCATCGTCGCCCACATCCGACCTGACGCCGTCCGCCACAACCTCGACTTCATCCGCCGCACCGCCGCGCAATCGCGCGTGTGGGCCGTGATCAAGGCCAATGCGTACGGTCATGGCATCGAGCGGATCTACCCGGGCCTCGCAGCGGCCGACGGCATCGCGCTGCTCGATCTCGACGAAGCCGTGCGCGTGCGCGAACTCGGCTGGGACAAGCCGGTGCTGTTGCTCGAAGGGATCTTCGAGCCCGCCGACGTCGAGCTGGCCGATCGCCACCGCCTGACGGTGGCCGTGCACTGCGACGAGCAGCTCGACCTGCTGATCGCGGCCAGGCCGCAGCAGCCGATCGACATCCAGCTCAAGATGAATTCCGGGATGAACCGGCTCGGCTATCGCCCCGCCGCTTTCCGTGCCGCGTGGGAGCGCGCGGCCGGCGCGCCGTCGATCGGCAAGATCACGCTGATGATGCATTTCGCGAACGCCGACGAAGGCGAAGTCGACTGGCAGCTCGACCAGTTCGATGCGGCGACGGCGGGAATTCCGGGCGAGCGCTCGACGTCGAATTCGGCCGCCGTGCTGTGGCATCCGCGCGCGCACCGCGACTGGGTCCGGCCCGGCACGATCCTGTACGGTGCATCGCCGACGGGTGCGGCGCGGGATATCGCCGATACGCCGCTGATGGCCGCGATGACGCTGACGAGCAAGATCATCGGCGTGCAGACGCTGTCGCCGGACGAGACCGTCGGCTACGGCCGCCGCTTCACGGCCGACCGGCCGATGCGGATCGGCGTCGTCGCGTGCGGCTATGCGGACGGCTATCCGCGCCACGCACCGACCGGCACGCCGATCGCGGTGGACGGCGTGATGACGCGCGTCGTCGGCCGCGTGTCGATGGACATGCTGACCGTCGATCTGACGCCATGCCCGAACGCGGGCATCGGATCGGGTGTCGAGCTGTGGGGCGACCAGGTAAAGGTGGATGACGTGGCGGAAGCCAGCGGCACGATCGGCTACGAGCTGATGTGCGCGCTCGCGCGCCGCGTGCCGGTCGTGATCGTGCCGCCGGGTGCATCGAGCGAACAGCCGACGCTGCGGACCGGGAGCTACGGGCGCTGA
- a CDS encoding MAPEG family protein: MTTSQLCLFIVAALPFSMTFLAKARKGYDNRAPRDYLAKLEGWRARAQAAHQNGWEALALFTAALVVAWHNGANGHRVDQLAMAFVAIRIVYMLMYLLNWATLRSLVWFGGMACVVALFFAAP; encoded by the coding sequence ATGACGACGTCCCAGCTGTGCCTGTTCATCGTGGCGGCGTTGCCGTTCTCGATGACGTTTCTCGCGAAGGCCCGCAAGGGTTACGACAACCGCGCGCCGCGCGACTACCTGGCGAAACTCGAAGGCTGGCGCGCTCGCGCGCAGGCCGCGCACCAGAACGGGTGGGAAGCGCTTGCGCTGTTCACGGCCGCGCTGGTGGTGGCATGGCACAACGGCGCGAACGGGCATCGCGTCGACCAGCTTGCGATGGCATTCGTCGCGATCCGCATCGTCTACATGCTGATGTACCTGCTGAACTGGGCGACGCTGCGCTCGCTCGTGTGGTTCGGCGGGATGGCATGCGTGGTGGCGTTGTTCTTCGCCGCGCCGTAA